The sequence TTTGGAGGATGGGAAAAATTGCCGGAGAACAGGCTTAAATGATacaatgttttctttttttaagttaacACAGCAGAAGAAAGTTTATGCGAGACATGAACCATCGTGAATCAACACTATTATcaacaagataaaataatttcaagctAAATTCGACAGAAAAAACAGAATCCAAcacataaaatacaaattaatatcttaaGTTAAACAGCAGAAGGTGGTTTATGGAAGACAAGAACCATCTTGAATTAACACTATTACAAAATcaacaacataaataaataaaaagtattctCAACAGACAATACAGAGTCCAACTCATGAAATACAAAGTTAATATCTTACTTCTAAGATTTCTAAGTTTCTGCTTCTGagaacttaatttatttcatttcacacCCACTATAatgaaatatcataaaaatggATTCAAGCAAAGGTAAGTCTGGTAACTCAGGACTCACAGCACCAAACCTCTCATGTTTGCATTAAATAGATCATGATTATCACTACTCCCGAtgagtaaataataaatatctcCTACCAGCCCAAGCCCAAATCTACAGGTTAAAGTTGACAGTTCCAAGTAGGTTCGAACACCTCTAAGGCGTTCAACTTGCTGAGGTATATATGCATCTTAAACATTCGAGCTAAAAGGAATGGATACCTCATGGAAATTGAACATTACCCAAGGATAGGACATTATACAAATAATGGAAAAGGTTATGGAAGTTAAAATTACCTGGGGATAGGATATTAAACTTTTTGGTGCCACTAGGCAAGCGGCTCTAGAGAAAGACTCTTCAGCATACTGCCTGAGGAATGAAAAACAATTGCCGTGTGTATGGGGTGATTCAAATGCCTGTAAAGTAgcataaaaattaagattatatttttatccataATATTTGCCCAATGATGTTTTACATAATGAAATAAGATGCTGAATCAagtaaaattgcattaatatCCATGCAGAACCACTGGGGcatattcaaataatgaaataagatGCTGAAACATGAGCAAGCCTGCAAAACCATTTAAGTAGAGGGATTAACACCTTATCAATATTAACCACTGGGGCATATTTTTCAGTATCGGTTTTATCCTTGTGAAGTAGGAAATAAACTCTAGGATCCACAGTAGACTTCTCATGCCATGATCTTACAGCATTCTCCATTGTTTcaacaagaaaagagaaaatctcCTTCCAATTGTCTTCAGCTCTGTGCTTCACAGACTGCAGAAATAGAAACCTATTTCAGTCAATCTCAAGGTATATAGGTGGGCCTAATcgtaatcaaataataattagcaGACATCGAGAGGAATTTCTTATATGTAAAGCGGGcttataacatatattttggCCCTTGTGCATGAATCATTCATGCAGAACCCATCGCCCAACTCTTAAAAACTTCAACATATACTCCaaattgatggaaaaattgaaaatatcatAGAAATTCACGATTCATCTGAAAATGACATTGCAGAGAAGGTATTGGATGTAATACTGCCACAAAATTGGAAGCCACCGAAGGCATGTTTCTGTGAAATACAGTTTACGTGAGTATGCACTTACTAGTTCACTTTTCACGGAATCCAAATGTTTTGACATGTCCACATTTGATCTCATAGTTTCCACTTCTTGCGCACGTTTTTTATCTCTTGCCAACTGTGTGAGCCTCTTGATCTTCTTTGACACCTCAGAACTCTGAGAGTTGTACTTCAAGGCAACTTCAAAAGCAGCTAAGGCCTGCACAACAACTCATGAAAATCGGTATTTGGTGTCTAATTTGCTGAAAAAGCTGCGTGTGAAGTATAAAATCACATACATCTTCATATCGTTCCATAGCTTCTAAGACGCATCCTTTCCTGAAATAACCCTGTAGAAGCAATCAGTGGCATTTCTTACGCAAAAGGCACAAAACTAAAAGATAGAAACGAATAATGCCTAAAAAGTGCACCTTTTCCCAATCTGGTTTCAAACTGATAGTTGTCTCAGCATCAGCAAGTGCTTTGTTAAGTTTTACCAAGTGCAGAAATGCTGCAGCACGATTGCTGGTAAGGATCATAGTGAAAAGTGCACGGAAACAGTTAATGATAGGAAAATACAAAGTATCTTCTGCAAGAATCAATATAACACAGGcagaaaaacaaaagctaTTGTCTACAAACCACAAATGCTAATGAACTGaaacagaagaagaaaaagaaaaagagaaccCAAAAGGGAACACGGGAGAAAGGGGAGCAGGATCAGTTATATCACATGACTTCTCAGGTCATCCAAGCACCTCCTTAAAAGGATACTACAAACAAATTTGTCCTAGAGATAGGAACTGCAAATACTTAGTCAGATCTTTCCAATATTTATCTAGATCAGGAATCTTGTTGTTTCAGAAAGTGCACATTATGAATCTTATCACAAATAATATGCAAATTTCTTTGTCCTTCTGAAAAGTATCATTCTGTACTTCAAAAGATGCCTAAAAGCACGTTCAGATATGCTTTATAATGTGCTTTGGCCTTTTAAGGTTCTCTCCTCAAAGCACTTCAACCTTACATTGCTGCAAGGAATCAATTAAGCAACAAGGATACTCTTTCCTTCTCATATGGAGGCAAAAATATAACCTGTTTATGCACGTTAACTAATCCGTTTGAGGCTGCTTACTCTACATCCTAAAAAACAGATTCATTATGGCAGAAACACCAGCACAAGAACAGCAGAGCAACCGGAAAACTCCACTATCCCATGACATTCTATGTTGAGACAACCAAAGATGATTAATCttggaaaaaaatcaaaagaaaatcttggtgaagaaaaatagtaaataaatataactgcCTTAAGAGTTTAGAAAGTAAAAtcattaagtaaaagaaaGACGACTCTGAAGATCGATACTGCAAACTTGAAGCAGCAAGTAATCGATACCTCACGCGAAATACGAGGAATACATAAACCAAAAACAACAATGTGAAGAATTATCCGCATAAATTGAGATATGCACACTTGGATAACAAACCCAGAAGCCAAAAGAACAACAGTTAAGCCAAAAATCCAATCttgaactgaaaaagaaactACAAGCCACCCTAAAAATGACCCAGACAAGAAGCCCAAGTGGGGTTGCCGCACTTAATACCTGTAAAGAGTGGGATTAGAGGGGTCCTGCTTAATAGCCTGAGTATACAAAGCAGCAGCTTTGAGATAATTCCCCCCTTTGAAAAACTCATTTCCCTGATCTTTCAGTGAAATCTCTGCCGCTTTTTCCCCCGATTCTcccatttttcctttataCAGTAGTTATTAACACTATTCTTCTACCTTGATCTGGGTTTTGCTTAGGGTTTCTGAGGTTCTTGATGTGCTTGCTAGCTTCCTGTAGTACACGGAGGAACTGATTTCATAAATCGTGGGATATCTAAAATCGtgcttcttttttgtttccatGAACGAGATAAAACTAACTTGGAATTATGATTTAATGTAGAATTTTCCAATCATTTTATTCcgtaaaaatatgatttaatggaTTTTAGAgcaaaattatatctaatataattctgatttaaaattttaaatttgaacaaagcatttataattataacaaatctcataaaaatccgtgataatttatcattattatagtTATGGTCTTAAACTTTCAACTACATATATAATCTATGTGATATATAAAGTGAGAGCACCCTTTTGGTGTCTCACTTAATTTTGGTATgtcgatttttattttttaaatatttaattaattttctttatattcttcgtaactttccattttttcttttctcaacttcCACATCTTCTCtcatatttctttattattttctcattttttagaatttttatatttcattaatttaattaatatatttttaatatatattttaaaaattttaaattaattatatacagaCATATAAATGTGCCACATACAGTCATATATACGAAAGCCCTTACATTTGATTTGGGGTGTATTACCTTAACTTTAAAGACATAAATACGACAAAACCTACCACTTACATATTTTGACACGACAACATATCATTAGACCCTATCAATTATTGTCACCAAGCCAATCTATTAACATACCTTGTACATAATTcacaatcataattaaaatagccacctaaaataatatatgccTCTCGTCTAAGTTTAATTTCTATTCGATACTGCagtaatattttgtttctatatttattctcaaccaactaaaaaaaaaagggctaaatttatgaattaacgGAAGTAAACGTATTAATTATAACTTGAgtccataaatatttaaattctttgaGAAAGTATTAtgataaagaaattgaaattgaacACTTCTCATTGACCGATacttcatatacatatatatatatatatatacgagcattaaataaatcaagcttgaaaattttcttaattatgtaTACTCGTCATTATTATAATGCAAAGATAATACAATTCTAATTAAGTGGACatattaaatctaaatcaagaaaaataaagttgcaCTAGTAACATACTGATCACGATGAACATTTACTATATATGTTATGTAcaatatatagttaaattttagCTTAATTTTCTAAGTAGCTGTTCCGCAACagctaaatatttatttctgctGCCGATGACGCATgagatttttatattatatgagTTCGTCTGCTGAATTTGGTAGTTTTGActtttgttatatttgcaGAGAAAACTCAaaggatatatataatatatattagttttctAGAATCGATTATATACTtgtgaaatttgatgtaatttttttttggcataatcgacatgtttttgtttttgttcttattgataacaaaaaataaattacaataattttgaataatactTCAATATGACTaactatgataaataaattactataattcatataaagtaAAACCAATACtcacataaaatgaaacaGATATCCACACATTTGATTGGACTTAAAcccataatttcaaatgagacaaattatttatgtgcGCTGATTAAATTTcgaagaattattttttctcaataatataataatatatattgtagttTGGGTCTCTTATATGTATTGGGTTCATATCTTTTCATATCTGATAAATTCCAACCTAACTTATGAAGTCTGACTTTCACAAGTTTCCACATGCAAgtggaattaaattaaacaaaatttaaatcacAAGACTcaagttaataattaacaaacatatatatatatatattgaggaTGGTAAATGACTCTTTCCAGCTAGCTATTATATAAGTTCACCTGCCACCTTATGTGACTTTACCTTATACGTTGATAAAGTTTCAAAGACCATTTCTTCAATCAAATCAAGTGACAAACATTCATAATTTCACATCCAACAACTTtcccaaaacaaaaatagattaattaaataaaactttttgtacaacaattcatatatatatacaattagttataattaaggTTTTAGCCAACTTCTACTGACTCAGTTTGTGAGAACCGCTacattttattagaaaattgtgtgtttgattctttttatcGATGCGAGTTTTGTATTAGTaagtaaatttataagtatctCAACAAACAACTTGTGGTTTATCGAGTCGGGATTTGTGTTTAATTCTGcacgtattttttttttttgtgatttatagtgtcttaaataaaatcgaattgaattttctattccaaattatattacatcttCTATCTTGTGCAACATATATACGtcatatgtataaaaattatattatttattttattttttaaaaaaattaatatgcgTAACGTGTATatgttaaatgaaattgaaaatataatatgacttgaaacaaaattttatctaatCATGTGGAAATACAATTCAGTGACTTGGAAGCCAATGGAATGCCGTATTactcttaattattatttttggaaaaggtgaaaaagaaaattgagcaTGATTATTAAGGTTTCACATCATTTACTTTGTCAATGCACGCAAGACATGCAATAAAATACAAGTAGTACAATCATACGAAAACCTAATTTGCTTGATTTTGGCAAGTCCAAATTCCCAAccaacatttattttcaagtgTAAGAAGGAGGCCTGTACTTATCTCTCCTCAGTCTTcttccaattaaaaattataacaacatgctttataatataaacaaattcaatgagcCCATTTCCCAGTACTTAGATATTGCGAAGACCATAAATCTCTGTCAGGGTGCAAACATTAGTACATTACTTACATATAACTTAACACACACATACGGaacattaattttagaaaaggaaaaaataacaattttctaCTATAATTTAGGGCTTTTACGATTTTGGTTGGATGGTTATGAGAtgtttttttgtcttataatttaaaaaaaaaatagcatttttagtcatatgacaccttttcatttatttaaggAAAGACCAGCGGTCGTTAAGTTTCAAACTCAGCACTTAACTGTACGTAGGTGTCATTTTACATTAAATATCTGACACAAAGGTATTAAGGACCAAaaagtgttatttttaaaagttatgagATAAAAGTGAAAATCCGATAACTAATGAGACCAAAATATGAAGGCCTTAGGTTACGGGATAAAAAGTGTTGTTGTCCcttttacaaatttacaataaatgaaagtcgcatttctataatattttaatttcagctACCAAAACTTAAAACCGTGTTTCTGGTGAAATCAGAAGCTAATCTGCACCCGGCATACCtctttcacaaaaaaaaaaaagaagaataagaagAACCATCTGTTTCTGTTGAAGAAGCAAGAAAGTGTGATTAAAATAAAGGTAAAAGCGTAAAACATATGGACAAGAGGAACTTTCAAAGCCACCTTCCATTTGATCACTCAAGCTCAGATTTTGAtccttatatatatgcacTGAACAGCTGTGTATATACTCCATTTTTAGCTAATCGCATCATCCAATCTTGAATAACACTGATCTCCTGCCTTCAACCTTAGCCAAATCAAACACTTTGATGAAACTAATCTCATCAAACCAGCTCTAAaccaagaaataaatgaagaacACGCTTTTAGCATTCGCGCTATCACTTCTAGTCATCTTGATCTTCACAGAACCATCACTCCAAGAATCAAACTCTCCCACTCTACTCCCAAACCCTAGACTTCTCAATGCATTCATAGCCCTCCAGGCCTGGAAACACTTGATCACTGATGACCCTAAAGGCTTCACTTCAAACTGGTATGGCCATGGTGTCTGCAACTACACCGGAGTCTACTGTGCGCCCGCCCCCGATGACCCTCATATCACCACCGTTGCTGGGATTGATCTAAATCATGCGAGAATCTCAGGATCATTGCCCCAGGAGCTAGGCCTGTTAACTGATCTAGCTCTGTTCCACCTCAACTCCAACAGGTTTAAAGGCTCTCTCCCTGACGCTTTCCGTCATCTTCGCCTCCTCTACGAGCTCGACATCAGCAACAATCTCTTCTCCGGAGAATTCCCTCCGGCTCTCCTCTGCCTCCCGTCGCTGAAATTTCTTGATATTCGCTACAACAAGTTCAAGGGAAAGGTCCCTTCCGATCTTTTCAACCTGAAACTCGACGCCCTTTTCATAAACAACAACAATTTCGACTTCACCCTGCCTAAAAACATCGGAAACTCCACGGTTTCTGTATTAGTCCTGGCTAACAACAATCTCCGGGGGTGTTTGCCAACAGGCATAGGCAAAATGGCTAAAACCCTGAACGAGATTATCCTCTCGAACGCCGGCTTAAGTGGCTGTTTGCCTGAAGAAATTGGATCGCTGACGAAATTGACAGTGTTTGATGTGAGCTTCAACAGTCTTGTTGGAAGTCTGCCCAAGTCAATGGGAAACATGAAGAGTCTTGAGCAACTCAACGTTGCGCATAATAAGCTTTCGGGGGCGATTCCTGACAGCATTTGCTCATTGCCTAGGCTGGAGAACTTCACCTATTCCGATAATTACATCTGCGTGGAGCCGAGTTCGTGTTTGAAGCTGGAAGATAAGGATGACGCCAAGAATTGTATACCTTACAGACCTTTGGCTGTTTGCCGCCttctccaccaccaccttcGCCACCACCTCCGCCCTCACCGTCACCGCCTCCACCTCCGCCACcacattattattagtatCATGATCAAGTCCATGTTgactttttccaaaaaaataaaaatatacattatttgcTTTAATTAGTTCATCTGTTGTTACAAGAAATCATAATAAGGTGCAATGATGGATGTTATTTCCCTCTCACTTAATCATTTGTGACCTCGTGTATATGCTGAAAGAGTTTGTGTATTTCCTATGATGTTGttctaatttgtttaataCTAGAGTAAGATTTCTGTACATTCCGCTGCTTTAATGCTGACTGTTCatgctcattttttattccataGAATTAATGGTAAGGAATAATTATTCATGAATGAGGAACTCATGCACTCAGGATGTTTTTCCGAGACATTGAAGTTTCAAGGTTGTCATTGACCGGCACCCAATTATGAATCTCTACATGATTGTGGATGGAATAGTCCAAGATATATGCATGCCTCTGTCCAAGCTAACTTGatttttctattccaaattcgattgtatcttttattttatttaatttatatactttacgtgtttaaaaataatattatttatttatttaagaaaatatttatacacgTACTGAGTAtatgttaattgaaataaaaaatacaatataatttgaaataaaaagttcaatCTGTTATcaaacattttaaataaaaaaatttagtgacaaaatatattaggataattacattgtcttcatatgaaatttgatataattacacgtaaatccctatatttaaaaagttacatcTAATACTGCTAATGAGTTTAACAAATAGACTTATTTGTCAgccaaaatttatcgaatttagtgatattcataaaaaagttgaataaaaatatatatttaccatagattaacttattattgaccTATcataagtcaaataaattatgttctaACCAAATTACcattatacattttcacaagttaatgcatgtgatgatatatatatatatatatatataagtgcaTTTTCATCAGAAAAGATTTATTGGCTATGCATTAAGcgagtaataagtcaattgagggtaaatataaatttttattcaattttgttaataagATAAACAagttttgtgtattttgattaacagatggatctatttattagacggaaaCAAACGTCAGGAgtactatatgtaatttttcaattcacataaaatttatgtgtaattacatcaaattttaaaaatggatgatgtaattatctcaaatATAAGTACCTAACctacaaaaaattactaaagaACTATCTACCTGCCAATGTTTTTTCTTATAGGTATGGTCAATTACATTATGCATTACATCCAAATATCAAAAGCTGAATGtcaattagttatatatatttgatactgataattattaatatatattaattattaataattaaaatttatgatataattggaatcaattcttaaaaaaaagtaaccaTGAgatcttaataattaatactattattgAAGTACACAATACTTATATTCATATGTTTCATTGTCGATAAGTAAGAGCCTCAATTTCATCGATGCCTCGTTAGATTCACAGGGTAGACTTGTAAATGCAATGAAATTACAAGGACAAAGATGACTTTCTAGTTA comes from Sesamum indicum cultivar Zhongzhi No. 13 linkage group LG10, S_indicum_v1.0, whole genome shotgun sequence and encodes:
- the LOC105171309 gene encoding serine/threonine-protein phosphatase 5, whose translation is MGESGEKAAEISLKDQGNEFFKGGNYLKAAALYTQAIKQDPSNPTLYSNRAAAFLHLVKLNKALADAETTISLKPDWEKGYFRKGCVLEAMERYEDALAAFEVALKYNSQSSEVSKKIKRLTQLARDKKRAQEVETMRSNVDMSKHLDSVKSELSVKHRAEDNWKEIFSFLVETMENAVRSWHEKSTVDPRVYFLLHKDKTDTEKYAPVVNIDKAFESPHTHGNCFSFLRQYAEESFSRAACLVAPKSLISYPQVWKGQGSRKWKHGQNDGFFFQFESPSLRKIWFIPSSTEKGQTLCRDPVSLDIGVHEILPRVFKQG
- the LOC105171570 gene encoding LOW QUALITY PROTEIN: leucine-rich repeat extensin-like protein 6 (The sequence of the model RefSeq protein was modified relative to this genomic sequence to represent the inferred CDS: inserted 1 base in 1 codon), which codes for MKNTLLAFALSLLVILIFTEPSLQESNSPTLLPNPRLLNAFIALQAWKHLITDDPKGFTSNWYGHGVCNYTGVYCAPAPDDPHITTVAGIDLNHARISGSLPQELGLLTDLALFHLNSNRFKGSLPDAFRHLRLLYELDISNNLFSGEFPPALLCLPSLKFLDIRYNKFKGKVPSDLFNLKLDALFINNNNFDFTLPKNIGNSTVSVLVLANNNLRGCLPTGIGKMAKTLNEIILSNAGLSGCLPEEIGSLTKLTVFDVSFNSLVGSLPKSMGNMKSLEQLNVAHNKLSGAIPDSICSLPRLENFTYSDNYICVEPSSCLKLEDKDDAKNCIPYRPXGCLPPSPPPPSPPPPPSPSPPPPPPPHYY